One genomic segment of Hemiscyllium ocellatum isolate sHemOce1 chromosome 49, sHemOce1.pat.X.cur, whole genome shotgun sequence includes these proteins:
- the LOC132837350 gene encoding gastrula zinc finger protein XlCGF52.1-like, translating into MERLEIEEGDMEKLGIVDRVESGRSSLLGFTSGLVEVGGRGTGGDNKPLKCSVCAKGFRYRYGLERHECTHRTERPHKCPLCGKAFKHTSGLVNHQRIHAQERPHICPTCGKTFKYRYCLARHECVHSQERPHACPTCSKAFKHPSGLLKHQRVHTRGRPFVCPVCGTAFTHPSILRRHQAVHAEDRPIRCEECGRGFYYPSALRKHQQSHGKAAGGTPPYLRTYRSPGSGTVPPDLKPCKCSECGKAFKKSSDLVMHQRVHTGERPYVCALCSKGFKQPSGLIRHRIVHTGERPFKCPVCEKSFTILCTLRKHQRLHTGEKPFQCPECGQRFTQSHHLVSHRRIHTGEKPFACPVCGKAFKQPYQLVEHRRVHTGERPFVCPVCGRGFIQSSHLKTHQHLHTGERPFKCSDCGKGFILSSHLIKHQRIHAKESY; encoded by the coding sequence ATGGAGAGATTGGAGATTGAGgagggggacatggagaagttGGGCATTGTTGACAGGGTCGAATCTGGCCGCTCCTCGCTTCTGGGGTTTACATCCGGGCTGGTGGAGGTAGGAGGGAGAGGTACTGGGGGTGATAACAAGCCCCTGAAGTGCTCGGTCTGTGCCAAAGGTTTCCGTTACCGCTACGGGTTGGAGCGTCATGAGTGTACCCACCGGACAGAGAGGCCCCACAAGTGCCCACTGTGCGGCAAGGCATTCAAGCACACCTCTGGCCTGGTGAACCACCAACGCATCCACGCCCAGGAGCGCCCGCACATCTGCCCGACTTGCGGGAAGACCTTCAAGTACCGGTACTGCCTGGCACGTCACGAGTGTGTTCACAGCCAGGAGCGCCCGCACGCCTGCCCGACTTGCAGCAAGGCCTTCAAGCACCCATCGGGCCTACTCAAGCACCAGCGGGTGCACACCCGCGGCAGGCCGTTCGTGTGCCCTGTCTGCGGCACCGCCTTCACGCACCCCTCCATCCTCCGGCGGCACCAGGCAGTGCACGCTGAGGACCGGCCCATCCGCTGTGAGGAGTGCGGCCGCGGATTCTACTACCCGTCAGCCCTGAGGAAGCACCAGCAAAGCCATGGTAAGGCCGCCGGCGGCACCCCGCCGTACCTACGGACGTACCGGTCACCAGGATCCGGCACAGTACCGCCAGACCTGAAGCCGTGCAAGTGCTCAGAGTGCGGCAAGGCGTTCAAGAAGTCCTCGGATCTGGTGATGCACCAGCGGGTGCACACCGGTGAGCGGCCCTATGTCTGCGCCCTGTGCAGCAAGGGGTTCAAGCAGCCGTCGGGACTCATCCGGCACCGGATTGTGCACACAGGTGAGCGGCCCTTCAAGTGCCCCGTGTGCGAGAAGAGCTTTACAATCCTGTGCACGCTTAGGAAGCACCAGCGACTTCACACCGGCGAGAAACCCTTCCAGTGCCCAGAGTGTGGCCAGCGCTTCACCCAGTCCCACCACTTGGTCTCGCACCGGCGCATCCACACCGGCGAAAAGCCCTTTGCCTGTCCAGTCTGCGGCAAGGCCTTCAAGCAGCCATACCAACTGGTGGAGCACCGGCGGGTTCACACAGGTGAGAGGCCCTTCGTCTGCCCGGTGTGTGGCCGCGGTTTCATCCAGTCGTCTCACCTGAAGACCCACCAGCACCTGcacaccggcgagcggccctTCAAATGCAGtgactgtggcaagggcttcatcctctcctcccacctcatCAAGCACCAGCGCATTCACGCCAAAGAGTCCTACTGA